TTTGGCCTGGGGCTGCGTTGCTCCTCGGTCACAGCCCCACTGGCGGGGGATGCTCGCTCGTCGCGCCTTGCCCCAGGCCAAATTGGGCGCAACGAACGTGAGCGTATTTACGAAACGGACCACTAAGAAAGCTTCCCATGAACCGTCTCCTCGGACCGTGGCCTTTAGGCCGCTTCAACGCTCGACTCCGGAGAGTGCGCGGAAGCAGCCTGAAGGCTGCGGTCCCGCGCAGTTTTCGGTTCATGGGCCATGGGCATGGCCCTGAGGCTAAGAAAGCTTCCCATAAACCGTCTCCTCGGACCGTGGCCTTTAGGCCGCTTCAACGCTCGACTCCGGAGGGTGCACGGAAGCAGCCTGAAGGCTGCGGTCCCGCGCAGTTTTCGGTTCATGGGCCATGGGCATGGCTTCTTGGCCAAGGCAACTTCCCATGACCCTGGTAGGGCTGCGTTGCCGCGCAGCCGGTCTGCGGTCGATGCTGCGGCGCGGCAGCCGCCCTGCTACCGACGAGTTTCCTGGGTAGAATCGCTGGTTTTTGTCGCGTCGGGCTGGCGACTCGTGGTTGGATCGAGCAGAGCGTCATGAGCCGAATCTGTTTCGTCACGGGCACAGACACCGGCGTCGGCAAGACCGTGCTGACGGCCTTGCTGACGCGTTATCTCCGCCAACGCGGCGTTGCGGTCGCGGCGCTCAAACCGATTTGCTCCGGCGGGCAAGGTGATGCGCGTCAGTTGCGCGCCGCGCTGGACGGCGCGCTTTCGCTGGATGAGATCAATCCCTGGCATTTCGGGGCGGCACTCGCCCCCGTGCTGGCCGCGCGACTTGAGCAAAAGCGGGTGACTCAGTCTCAGGTTTTGAGACACGCGCGAAGCGTTCGACGCAGACGCTTTGACGTTGTCCTGGTCGAAGGAGCGGGCGGCTTGCTGAGCCCGCTCGGCGAGAATTTCGATTCCCGCGATCTGATTGCCGGGCTGGGCGCCACGCCCATTATCGTCGGACCAAACCGGCTGGGCGTGGTGAATCAGGTTTTGCTGACGCTGGAAGCGCTGCCTCGTCAGTCCGCACAGGAAGCAGCCGTTGTCCTGATGTCGCCCCGCCATGAGAATGCCGCGAGCCGAACGAATGCAAAACTCCTGACGGAACGAATCGCTCCTGAGCGCGTCCTGGTTTTTCCCTGGCTGCCCGAGCACACGCCTCTTCAGGCCGCTCTTGCGAAACGTCCCGTCCAGCGCGTGCTGGAGAAACTGGCAGGACGCTTGAGTTGCTGAACGTATCCGACGCGCATTCCCTCTCCCTTGAGGGAGAGGGTTAGGGTGAGGGTGAAAGCGTTGGCAAATTGAGAGCCTTCGGAACGGCCCCCTCTCCCTGTCCCTCTCCCCCTCGGATGGGGAGAGGGGGACGTTCGTGGGGAGGGAGGGCTGGCTAAGTGGTCCATTTCATAAATACGCTCACGTTCGCGGCAAGGGATTTTTCGGCCAGACGAGGCGCGAGCGACGAGCATATCCCGAAGTGGATCTGTAAGGAGCAAGCAACGAAGTCTGGCGAAAAAGAACTGCCGCCCTTCGGGTTGCGCCGAATTTTGCCTGGGGCTGCGTTGCTCCTCGGTCGCAGCCCCACTGGCGGGGGATGCTCGCTCGTCGCGCCTTGCCCCAGGCCAAATTGGGCGCAACGAACGTGAGCGTATTTACGAAACGGACCACTAAGTCAGCGTTTGGTGTCCAAAACACCAATGGCGCTACGAACATTACGCCCCTCCAATTCACACGAGAATTTCCGTCAACACGCGTCCGTGAACATCGGTCAGCCGTCGCTCGATGCCGTTGTGGTAGAAGCTGAGGCGTTCGTGGTCGAGTCCAAGGAGGTGAAGAATCGTCGCGTGGAGATCGTAGATGGTCGCCGCGTTCTCGACGGCCTGGTAGCCAAATTCATCACCGGCGGGCGCAAAGGGGGGCGTCCCGCGACGGGCTGCCAGAGGTTCGGCGCTGTGGCCGTCTCAATCGTGTAAACCGTCGGCATGCGGTCTTTGTAAATTTCGCGGCGGTCCCGGCTCCAGACGATCTTGTTGATGAGATATTTTTCCGGAAGCTCGATTTGCACCCAGCCGCGCCCCGCTTCATTCGAGATCCAACTGTGGTCGTTGCCAGTTTTCCCGTCGTTGATGTGTTCGAGTTTGTGAATCTCGAAGTTGGGGAGTGTTCCCGAAGCCGTGGCCTTTGCGCCGGCGCTGGACAAGGCGGCGTTCTGCGGAGGGTCGCCGGCGGTGAAAACTTCCAGTTCATCCAGACACGGTTCGGCGTGGTTCAAGGTTTCATGGACGGTGAAGCGCACGAAACGAGCTTCCACCGGCGCGAACGTCTCGACGTTTTCGCGCGGATTCGGAATCGGGGCGGCTTGGGTCTGATTCAAAGCTGGATTCGCCAGCGGCGTGAAGTGAGCCAGTTGATCGTCCAGCTTCTCGATGAGCCGGCGCAATTGAGCCGCTTTCGCGGTGCGCTCGTCGTAGTCCGGCGTCCGCAGCGTGCGTTCGCCGTGCTGGACGCCCGCAAAGACCGCTTGCATCGCGTAATAATCCGTAATCGGATCGGACGGATCGGACGGATCGGACGTGATCTGACGCCCTTGCGGTGACAACTGGCTCGGCTTGTGCCATCCTCGCGGCATGAGCCAAAAGCCAGATCGTCCCGACCCTCAGAATTCCGCGCGGCAATTCATCGTTGCGCTGGGGATTGTGTTGGCCGGTGTCGTCCTGGGTTATCG
This sequence is a window from Verrucomicrobiota bacterium. Protein-coding genes within it:
- the bioD gene encoding dethiobiotin synthase, whose product is MSRICFVTGTDTGVGKTVLTALLTRYLRQRGVAVAALKPICSGGQGDARQLRAALDGALSLDEINPWHFGAALAPVLAARLEQKRVTQSQVLRHARSVRRRRFDVVLVEGAGGLLSPLGENFDSRDLIAGLGATPIIVGPNRLGVVNQVLLTLEALPRQSAQEAAVVLMSPRHENAASRTNAKLLTERIAPERVLVFPWLPEHTPLQAALAKRPVQRVLEKLAGRLSC